In a single window of the Daphnia carinata strain CSIRO-1 chromosome 4, CSIRO_AGI_Dcar_HiC_V3, whole genome shotgun sequence genome:
- the LOC130694687 gene encoding large ribosomal subunit protein mL53-like, with protein MSVPFSGGFTRSAGIYSAIGKQLKSVSLKPIKQVVFKLDPFQPNVKTIRDCMFLFSSQRVVNTNPRCLIKTDITDNCEPTISITLDEGKKLLFKTEHLNTLEVLQEFNKIVVPLIPKEEEIVGKVAGKIAAGSGTKAGGKSKPTRK; from the exons ATGTCTGTTCCGTTTTCGGGAGGATTCACTAGATCTGCTGGGATATATTCTGCTATTGGGAAACAACTCAAGAGTGTTAGTTTGAAACCAATAAAACAAGTCGTATTTAAATTGGACCCCTTCCAGCCGAACGTGAAGACCATCAg GGATTGTATGTTCCTATTTTCTTCTCAAAGAGTTGTGAATACAAATCCACGTTGCCTCATCAAGACAGATATTACAGATAACTGTGAACCAACAATATCAATCACACTTG ATGAGGGCAAGAAACTGTTATTCAAAACAGAACATCTAAATACCTTAGAAGTTCTTCAAGAGTTTAACAAAATTGTAGTACCTTTGATTccaaaggaagaagaaattgttggAAAAGTTGCAGGTAAAATTGCTGCTGGTTCTGGAACTAAAGCAGGAGGAAAGTCTAAACccacaagaaaatga